In Gossypium hirsutum isolate 1008001.06 chromosome A10, Gossypium_hirsutum_v2.1, whole genome shotgun sequence, the DNA window ctctttacaaaacttgtttatctaacaacaaggactcatagtcttccatcaaacatcaaaaaccatGCAAGCAtattcatggaaaaactctaaatctttaatagttttgcaatttaatccctaggctaGTTAGACtgagctacaacgatcccgaaaagaaaaaaattattaaaaatgggacaaaataacacttacatgcaaggatgGAGCTAGCAGAATGTTCAAGGTGCAACAGTGGAggtttttctctcaaattttcgGTGGGGAGAAATGTTTTTAGAAGATGATaccttttgtttctttgtttttctttaacttatttattaatttactttattaacctttcaTTTTAACTTACAATTAACTTAATTTGTGTCCATAAAATTCCACTAACAGGATAAATGGTCTAGTTACCATCTAAGTCcccttactttaaaattttatagctaattgatatctttaacttatagaactctacttttgtaccttttacaatttattcttttttacttaattaagcatgcaaacgtcaaattttcttaacaaaacttttaaAAGACCATTCTAATATTTCATAgacattcaaataataataaaataaaaattttcttttcggATTTGTTATCCAGataccactgttttgatttcattgaaaacgggttgttacattgtCTAAGGTGAATTATTGATATGTTCTGGGTTATGAGGGACTAATTCTTAAGGGTTTTCCATgaaaaagatatttttatttgtatgtcAAGAAGCGTATTCGTTATGATGATCTGTAAATATGGAAAGTGAGGGGAATTGTTATCTTGAATTATGGGATTCTGATATATACCGACATGAAATTCGTCGGAGTGGTCTATGTAATGATTTATCAGTATGGATATGTGTGGTACTGAATCAGTAGATGACTAAGTATGAATTGATAGTATCATATTCTACGTAACTATtcaccaaatatatatatgtatccacTCGTGATAAAGATCAGTGAACAACTGTTTGAGATAAGAGTATAAGTTAAGGCAAGGATTATTATAAGTGGTTCTGAGGGTACGCACTGTTAAGAAATTATTATGGGACAAGAGATTTATAAAATGATTGGAAGCATTCCTCAATTAGATAGATAAGGAAAATTTAGTATGATAAAGCATGATAATTGGCATGTAAGAGAATGATAAATTGTGGTGCTATTTGTTGGACTAAATGATGTAGAATGTTGGTTGACATAGTAATTCAAGCAAGATTGCAAAGTATCCATCAAGGTTTAGTTAATGAGCTCACTAAGTACCCATGTACTTACAAGActtgttattgtttttttttaggtATCTGATATGAGACTTCGCTTGGAGGAACAATGCCAGGAGTACGCCAAGGCAGTGGCGGGATAGGTTATTCTGcatgtagtgaatatgtgaagtAGTCTTGGAATTCGCCTTTTGAGTTTgtatagaataaaattttaacttgtAAAGATTTGTAACAAGATTGATGTAACCATATTTTAAATACTTCCCTTGTTttcttgtaatatttatattttaaatttagaatgCTAAAGAACATGTTTAAAGAAATAGGAAATTGTTTTTGTTATTGATTAAGTTTTGTATAGTAACGCTTGAAATCAGGACCCAGTGAATTAGGTTGGGTTTGGGGCACAACAAAAGTAgtcatgattttaacagaattagaattgggttgagaaaattatttaattgaaaaattaatttatttaaactaataaataatttctattttgagaaatagaaaaacatgtactaGGTTGGATTAAagtataaagtgttgggttaaaagttcaagaagcacatataattgaacCTAATACAGGAATGGTTCgaatccccatcataatacatataagGGGAAGCACACCCTATTCTCCCTTCTCTCTCTTAGTTCAACTAGgaagttatttttctattaaataaacttctactaattcaacaagTGTTTCACTTcttttccctataaatagatggcatcggtAGGGCTTAAAACGCAATAAGTTTTACAcaattttgagatattgttatttttttcaaaaatagtaagaatttatttttaagtataaattctatttttcagaATAACGATTCTATTGGTTTCAATAAGAAAGAGTGAGAGAGAAATTTACTTTCTTATTGAATGTAAGAAATTTATTTCCGGTTCTGTGTTTGAATTGTAATTATTTAAGCCCACACTTTAAGCAGTTCATGGTACAAGAATAATGGAGAAGGTTGTTCGATTGAAAGTCAAGAACATCAAGGATCCATCTTGCTCAAAGCATAGGTATATTCCGAGAAAacgtttattgctataaatatcacaaactaattcgattttcaaaattttatttttttgttatgcaAGAAGATCATTCTTGAACCAGATTTGTTCCAACAATCTAATCATTCCTTCACTTTTCATCCTAAAGCGAATAGAATCAATAACAAATGTATTTCCTCATTTAAAATCCCATATAGACTAGGGTATTACATATATGCTCAAACTGATAAAGAAATCCCACTAGGTCTTTAGTTTCGGCTTCACAAAATTGTAAATTAGAAGATATCCATGTTACCAATGAAAGGTTGAGCTCGAAATGTGAAATACTACTCTATGGCATTGTAATACTGGAGTGGAACAAGTTCTTGTCAAACAACACTACATCAAGTAAAAATGTTATCCTACAAGTAAATAAAGTACGATGCACATATATAGTCCTAATTATCCACAACTAGCAATCCTAGCTATCCACAATTATCCAAAACCAATGaacacaataaaataataaaaacaataaacaaaataaacaattaaaactaCAAATGTCATATGATagcataaaagaaaattaaacacaaacaatttttaacaaaagaatgACATACAAGGATTGTAGACCTTCAAAAATTGGATCAGGGTGTTATGGGTTTACAATCGAAAGATCAATGATTGTGCTTCGACGTACGTACACCAAGAAGAGAAAATTGCAAATAAAGAATAAAGCGTGCAGTGTTCCGCAAGTTTGATAGACCTAGTTGTAATATTTTTTAGTGTACAATAGAACACAAGAGAtaggttgataaaaatgaaatactAGCAACAAGCATGCGAACTACAAAGTCAGACTAGCTAATGTCTAACAAGATATAGTACAACAAATCATATATTTGAAGATTGAACTACAGTAatagttaaaggactaaattgtaaaaattctaAACTTGTAATAAAGATAACAAAGACAATAGTAGCTTATTAGTATCTGTGTTAGAACTTAATTCTCGGATTAAGGAATTGGATTGAATCTAATTAGCTTATTTTTTACCTCTCGGTCAATAAATTATccaattacaatttagtccaattaaTCTCTTAATCTCACTTAGACTAGATAAGGACAATCGAATCTATACACGATAAGGTTTCCTTCCGGTCTCACTTATGTATGTGTTCACCTAGAATTATCAATTTCAAGCTAGTTCATGTTGTTTTCGGTAAAGGAATATAAGATTGTGGTGGTGGGGTTAGATAATGCAGGCAAAACGAAGTCGCTTTACAAGCTTCACCTTGATGATGTTATTACTACCCATCCTCCTATTGATAGTAATGTTGAAGGGCTTGTTTATAAAAACATTCGCTTTGaggtatttttctttttttttttcaattcctcaatgatttaatttctattattattattattattattattattattatttcttttaatttattctaGGCTTTTCTAGTGTTGAAACTAGTTCAatggtttaaaaaaattttatacctCTTTGGTAGTTAGGAAAAGTTGTGAGGTGTTGAATCAATTAGGTTAAAGCATGCAACTTTTTGGTTATGTTTCCATGTATTAATTTTTACCAACCTTGTGAAATCAACCAATTATGTGTTGAATCCTCATTTAATCCCTTTTGCATGCCTTTTTTAACTGACATTTTGGTTGGAAGCGGATTGTATGGAAATGGCACATGAATATGTTGTCATGTATAATATTAAAGGGATATTGACATGTTAAATAGGATAAACTAGATCGTTGCTTTTGTTCACTTTGTTGATTGGCTGAATTTTTATTAGATTGTTACTTGAATTTAAATGTGAGTGTTGATTAAATGATCATATTCTAAATACCCGTGTCCAAAAAATGTGTCAAACATAACTGCTGAACACTAGTacttaaaagaaatattaagagTCAAAGCAGCATGGTATGGATATTAAGTCAATATTTGTAATTGCCGTAGGTTTGGAATCTTGGTGGCCAAGAAAGACATACTATCATGGAACTCATGCTGTTATTGTGGTGGACTGCACAGACAGAGCCAGGATTACCCTTATCAAGGATGAGTTCTTCAGGTTGCTTCGACACGAGGATCGACAACATTTTGTTATACTTGTCTTTGCAAATAAGCAAAAGACATAAAAGATGCAAAGACCCTAGCCGAGATCACTGATGCCCTTTCACTTCGCTGCATAAAACCCATGATTGGCACATCCAATCCTGCTGTGCACTTACCGGATACACATTGTATTATGGTCTATGGTGGAAAGCCCAACAGTTACTGAGAAAGCAACAAGTTGAAAAAGGGTATGACAGGAAGATCGGTAATTTTTTCGTATATTATAGATTCAGATGTCCGAAGCAAAGTCTACTCTTTTTGTACCATCTGCAGCTGTTATTAAATTTTGTAGGTTGTTTTAACATTTCAATTTGCATTAAGAAATTAACATTTTCTGCACAATGAAGCTTTTCTTATAACATTTGACAATGAAGAGAGTGTTGTTATAACAGTATGTGAGAAAAAAATGCTGTAAAACAGCTCCAATATTTTGTAACAACTCTATAAATCAAAGCCTCTCCAAACTAAAGATGTATAACTGTTAAATCTTCAAATCAGCAAAAACTGTCACAGTATCCAACATTTGCAACCTTGAGCTTCCTGGGGACCTTCAAACCACTGATCCCACATGGGATTTATAGGACCATTTGTGCTGTCAAAAATTGATAAAAACAAGTTTTAGGAATTGTAAGAAAAATTCTGATAGAAAGAATGTGTGCAAGTACACATGTGCGTGCGTATTCATGAATGTGTGTACTGACGTACATGGGAAGTAGTGGATCGGGTCTACTTTCGACATTACTAAACATCCTGCCATGCATAAGAAAAGTAAAATCTAAATCATCAGCTTTGCCCTTAATGTTCATGCTAAAATAGCAAATGAATACAATGTATTTTTCGTACTTACTCCTTGCATGCAGCTGATGCCTTCTCCATCCTTTCTATCAGCTCCAGTTCTTCCTGCATAAAAGGAACATTATGAGAGGTCCATATGATTACTCAAAAGTTTTGTAGTAAGATTCAATTAAATGATGAAATGCTCATTGGCAAAATTAACATTTTGTGTTAGAATCTTAAGCATAAACAGTAAACTATGAAACATCAACTGAAGGACCTTCTCGAATTGATGGCTGCATCACCATTTCCCACCTTCGTATTCAACATACAAGACTGCATAAAGTCGCAGCTTTTGGAACTGGTTCTCCGCATAAAGCATGAAAACAGAGAATTTAGTAGTTAAAACTAACTGAAAGAGATGGCTTCACTTGTTGCAGTCAAAATCATTCTGTCCTTGCTCCAACTTACAGAACATACAATTTCCAACAAAAGTAAAAGACAGCAGTTATAAAAGAACAGAGGAGGCATGTAGACAGCAGAAGGAAAGATGCGAGGTACAGCTAAAGGAACGCAAGTCATAGAAAGAAGTGGGAATGATTACATTTGCGATAAACAAGGAAAATTACAACTAATTAAGTTCacacaaaacatgaaaaacaatTAGTACAATTGCACTTCATTACCATCACGCTAGGAGTAGGCAAACAAAGAACTTGTATATAGGGAATATGAAAGACAGCAATCGAGAGCAACTTTATATTTTAGAAGCAGCTTCCTTGGAAAATATTTTACCACACAAGTTTCCATGGATTTGAACCAACCAAACAACGTCTACTGCAATTTTCAGGAGCAGCTTTATAATGGCAAAATCTTCTGGTAAGCAAACTTAAACTTGTGATTACAACATTAACACACTATCTTTCAGTAATCATAAGATGTGCACTTAATGGGATGCGTAGTCTATTTGATTCCCAATTCTAACCCAGTATAAATAAATTCTCTCCCTCCTGCAAATGGACAGAAACTAACAAGTAAACAGATAACAACTTTCAGAAATAGCCTCTCCACCATTTTGGTGAATAGCATATATATTATTAAGCTTCACAGATGAAACAATAACATTCATATTACAATATAGACAACGAGGTAAGCTCGTATCTGAATGAATAATTTATCCCAGTAGATTACAAGTGCAGTACCATTGTTTGGTCCAAAAAGAATTCTTAAGAAGTAAACACGGTAATGGAAGAGATTTTGACAAATCAAATGTAACAATTTATGAGATAATGTCAGCATGTGTCCGAATGGAACAAACAAAATCTGAAAGGGGATGaggtataaataaattattgaaaatgagCGTAAAAAAGATGAACAACAAGTTCTTTAAGTCCAAATTAGGTGTCATCACAAATATGCTTTAGACATCAGGACACATATGACTTTGCCGCTGAGGACAGTACCAAAGATAGCAAGATTGGATTAGTCAATACAGAGCCAATGGACCAAGTTGAATAGAAGCAAATGAAGAAAAGAGCTACTGCAGTTAACAGACATTCTTTTGATAGCACAATGCCAACCTACTTAGGCTTTGTTAATAATTGGGTTGAAAAGCACTTGTCAACTCAAACCTTGATTTTATACTTTCAATTTTAACCCAAGCTAAAATgtcaaatttttagcttttaactTTTGAAAAAGTGTTTTTCAATGAAGTTAAACATTTTATCTCCGTTAAATCTTCTACTTTACATAATCATGTTTAAGTACAATATCATGTCTAAACCTTTGAAAAGCACTTTTTAAAAACTCTTTTTTCACAGCACACTTTTCATCTTCAACGGTAAACTAACCTTAGTCCTattgaacaaaaagaaaagaaaagaaaaaacaaaaaaactagcCCTTATCCAGTGAAGGTGATGTAAATCAATACTAAGTACTTCCAGTTTTTCCAGATTTATTTACCACCCTTCATTAATAAACTAATAAATAAATCCAGGGTATCCCTGCCTGTCTAGAGCAAATAAAGTGGAAATAATTCAAGGTGCTTTATATTCCAAATCAAGGGCCAAAATTCAGGAGACtaataatttgaaattcaaagagACAATCAAATAATCCAAATCCAATCCTTGAAAACAAATGAAAATCAACACTCCAAACAAGAAAAGGACACATTTTAGAAGCTAAAAGAACTAAAAAACGATGATGTTTTACAAACCTCTAAGAATCTAGCTTCTTGCTCTAGCCTTTTGAGTTCAGCTTGTATCCTATGCTTCCCTCTGGTATCAGCTGCTTGAGATGAGTGACTCCGCTGGGGAATCGGACTTACCACGGATTGTGGCCGACCCGGTTGCATCTCCTTTGTAATAAAACCAATTGAAACAGCTAGCAACAAGAGAAAAGGAAAATCTAGAAACAAAACAAAACGCCAAAAGATTTGGGTTTGAGCAAAATACAACCTTTGAAGAaacaaatagcaaaaaaaaaaacaaagaagagcCAAAACTAGAAGCTTTTTAGCTTGTTGTATCAGAGAGAAGAACATAAGAGAGAGGCAAATAAAGATGTCCCAGAAATCTTTATGGACCCCATAAAACCTTTAAACTTTAGTCAACCAAGAACTTCTCTCttccaaaacaaaacaaaaacagtaATTTCTTTTCAAGGACAAAGGGATCTGTTCTGAGGGGATTTTTAGGCTAAAAGGGCTATTTTTCTCAAACTGCAATTTATTTCTGGGAATTCGGAGAAAGCTAGAAGAAAGAAGGCTTTTAAGctctaaaatgaagaaaaattggaaaaaagaaaaaggacaaaGCTGCtcctcttttatttctttctcatCGTGTGTGTGTTTTTGTCACTTtctgtttttcattttcttttttaatttctaaaatctaagtTTTTTCCCATGTTTCCTGCTTTAACTTTTCACTAGTATTTGCACTTATTATATGAACCTCACTATTTTCGTCCATTATTTTCTTCAGCGAGTATTCTTTCGAGAAGTAAATAATAAGGcatgaaataattatataatataaattttgtgaCATTTCTCTATAAATATCatgattttattttgtattatttatttatgttctaATATTATATTCATCATTTGATTTGTTAAAAAAGAGTAACATCCTTATAaagattttgaaatataataGTCAAAACCTCAAAGCTCaaactatttcatatttaaataaatgcTTATTCTTGTCTTGTAATTAAATAATCCCCTATTTATGAATTTTGTCtattaaaaacttttaattttaattagagaaaaaataattatataaaacgGGGATGTCCCACCATTtggatattattttaatagtttaatgttatatcattatttttaacttaaaaaaaattaaatccaaatgaaaatattaaatttcacgATGAAATTGTTTATATGGCATTAAACTATTGGAAATGAGTaatatctattttcatataattatttctCTATTCATACTAtgggtgaatatatatatataaatttagcgtgtgtttgataaattgaaattttaaatattaaatttttactggtaaattttataagtgttggatttatattaaaaaaatttggtgaattagtATATATAAGTACTGaatataattatgttatttgataaaagtaaatattgatttttaattttattcttattaatataatattttatattattttggataattttggatgaaaaataaatatggtaatttgaatatctcatttttctttaacaaaaaggataatttatttcaatttttaataaaataaaatcaacttaatattttttacattaaGTGACAAGTAGCTAGCTATCTACTTATCTTATTCAACACTTTTTGTTGAAgattttatattaagtaaaaagttaaattgattatgaaacacattttaaatgctaaaatgatgaaaattttcattttcaaccaaatgtggctttggttgaaatgataaagttaagaTAATACAGATTAAGGTAAACTGCTCAATAGTCATCGAAGTTTTAGGGCATTCTTGTTTTGGTCAccaatgttattttatttttttggttattttaatcaatcatTGAAATTTGTAGTCACTCCAACGTTAAAAGACTATTGGTCACTGGAGGGAATGTTAGTattataacaaatttaaccttttattttacaaattttattaatttagtctaGATTTTAAAAGgtataatgacaaatttaactTTGAACGTTTGTATCCTTTCTCAATTTGACCCTTATTATTTTCAACTAAATTTGACCATTAACGTTCCAAAAAGAGTCAAAttgtttttttcttgaaaatgaaaactaaaatattaaattttaatgatattgaCGTGGTAACCCGTGTGATAATTTACATGTACTTCATGCTAATATgacactatttgtcttatatgtgtcacgtcaataaataatttaaaaatattaaatatttaaataataaaaaattcaaattcaaagaaaatataaaaagttaatatGAAGTATATGTGGATTACcatctgtaacagcccgtttttggtcaaatcgaaacagtagtttcggaaccacaaatgtaaagttaaaatatttattttattattttattaaggtatACAACATGATACAATTATTgggtgaaagtttcgtaaagaaattttaccgtttgagtgtttaattcggtaaaaatgactaaatcgcataaagcgtAAAATAtaagttctataagttaaatgaACCAAATGACTACAAAAATCAAATGAATGAGTATTTgcatggtaattagcccattagtaGCATTAGTGGATGGTAATGGGCATGGATTAtgtgatttttatatttaattacaaaggttaaaatgttaaaatggttattatagttaattaaataaaaaaacatgaaaatgcatgaaaatgttcatcttctccaCCGAAACTAAAGCTTGAGAAAGccattaatcaagttcaaacattcGGCTACTTTGAAGgctagattaaggtatggttttagctcggtttttaatgatttttacgtttttgatattgttgctttgtattctagctagcccgtgccctagatttcgaaactgttaaagatttatcatgttgccattgttgaatgcttgagtaatttgatgatttatgctagatttggaaggtttaatgttagattaattgtaatagcccaaaattggttctagttggaacagaggtttcgggaccacaaaatccgagatagaaataattaatttataattattttgaggtctatgatattattacatgattgtgtgaaaatttcgtgaagaaattctatgcacaaagtgctcaatttgaagttagggactaaattgaataagttgcaaaacttgcattctagaagtttctagtatgaaattgctttgaaatattaattaggaggtcttaaatagaaatttgaccaatttctaaatgatggacaaaaattggacatagatggaatttttgaaagtttagtaaggaagggcattttggtcatttggtaattaaaaaaaaataaaaagggaaaataaagccaaaattgactcatctttctcatgg includes these proteins:
- the LOC107897700 gene encoding guanine nucleotide-binding protein subunit gamma 2 isoform X1; amino-acid sequence: MFFSLIQQAKKLLVLALLCFFFCYLFLQRLYFAQTQIFWRFVLFLDFPFLLLLAVSIGFITKEMQPGRPQSVVSPIPQRSHSSQAADTRGKHRIQAELKRLEQEARFLEEELELIERMEKASAACKEMFSNVESRPDPLLPITNGPINPMWDQWFEGPQEAQGCKCWIL
- the LOC107897700 gene encoding uncharacterized protein isoform X2, whose protein sequence is MFFSLIQQAKKLLVLALLCFFFCYLFLQRLYFAQTQIFWRFVLFLDFPFLLLLAVSIGFITKEMQPGRPQSVVSPIPQRSHSSQAADTRGKHRIQAELKRLEQEARFLEEELELIERMEKASAACKDTNGPINPMWDQWFEGPQEAQGCKCWIL